Below is a window of Myxococcus xanthus DNA.
TCCGCCTCCAGCCGCCGCAGGGGCCACAGCGCGTGCTGCGCCATCACCAAGGGCTGCACCTCCGGCGCCTCGGGTGGCAGGTGTGGGCGCAACTCCTCCAGCCCCACGACTTCGCTCGCCACCATCACCGCCAGCCGCTCTATCAGGTTCTCCAGCTCACGCACGTTTCCCGGCCAAGGCAAGGTCGCGAGCGCGGCCACCGCCTCCGGAGACAGGGACTGCATGCGGGAGCGAGGGTTGCGCGCGCGGGCGCGAGCCGTGAAGTGCTCCACCAACAAGGGGATGTCCTCGCGCCGCTCCGCCAGCGGAGGCAACAGCAGTGTCACGACATTGAGCCGGTAGAACAGGTCCGCGCGGAAGCGGCCCTCGCGCACGCGGGCGTCCAGGTCCTGGTGCGTGGCGGCGACGATGCGCACGTCCACGGTGCGGCTGCCGTCGGCGCCCACCGCGCGCACCTCGCCGTCCTCCAGGACGCGCAGCAGGCGGGCCTGGAGCTCCAGCGGCATGTCGCCAATCTCGTCCAGGAACAGCGTGCCCCCATCCGCCTCCACGAAGAGGCCGCGGCGGGCGTGGGTCGCGCCGGTGAAGGCCCCCTTGAGGTGACCGAACAGCTCACTCTCCAGCAAGTCATGTGGCAGCGCCGTGCAGTTGACCGCCACGAAGGGCCCGGAGGCGCGAGGCCCCTGGAAGTGCAGCGCGCGCGCCACCAACTCCTTGCCCGTGCCGCTCGGGCCTCGCAGCAGCACCGCCGCCTGGGCGTAGGCCACGCGGTCGATGAGCTCGTAGAGGTTCCGCATCGCCGCGCTTCGGCCCACCAGCGCCCCCAGCCCGCTGCGCTCGGCGGCGGCGCGCCGCAGGGCCCGGTTCTCCACCTGGAGCCTGCGCTCCTTCAAGGCGCGCTCGAGGAAGAGCAGCACCTCATCCAAGCGGAAGGGCTTGGTGAAGTAGTGGTACGCGCCGCGCTTCATCGCCTCCACCGCGCTCTCCACGCCGCCGAAGGCCGTCATCATCAACACGGGGATGTCCGAGTCGAGCGCCCGCACGGCCTCCAGCACGTCCAGGCCGTCCACCCCTTCCATGCGCAAGTCACACAGCACCGCGTCGTAGGCCTGTGCGCGCGCCATCCGGATGGCCGCTTCGCCGCCCGTAGCCAGGTCCACGACATACCCCGCGTCCGTGAGGGGCTCCCGCAGCATGAGGCCCATGTCCACGTGGTCATCGACGACCAGGATGCGTCCTTCAACCGACATGCCGCTCCTCCGCGCTGGGCTTCGCGATGGGCCAAAGCACCGTGACGCAGGTGCCCCGCCCCTCCTCGCTCTCCAGCTCCAGCCGGCCACCATGGTTGCGCACGACGTGAGCCACCATCGTCAGGCCCAGTCCCGTGCCCTGTCCCCGCTTCTTGGTGGTGAAGAAGGGGTCGAATACCTGATTGAGGTGCTCCCGGGGAATGCCGCAGCCGTCGTCGCGGAGGGTGAGCGCCACCAGCCCCCACGGCTCCGCCTCTGGCACCGCCGCGGCCAGCGTCACCTGCCCGCCCTCGCCACACGCGTGGCAGGCGTTGAGCGCCAGATTCACCAGCACCTGCTGGAGCTGGTCCGGGTCCGCGGCCAGTGGAGGCAGCGTCTCCGGAACGGTCACCTCGAAGCGAACCCCGCGCCGCTCCACTTCCATGCGCAGCAACTCCTGGACGTCCTGGAGCAGGGAGATGAGCGGCACCGGCCGCACCGCCGTGGGCTGGAGGCGCGAGAAGTCCAGGAGCTGCCGCAGCGTGCGGCTCACCCGGTCGATCTGCTCGATGATGACGGCAATGCCAGGCCCCTGCGGGTGTTCCCTGCCCAGCTTGCCCAGCACGTACTCCGCGCGCCCACGCACCACGCCCAGCGGCGTGCCAATCTCATGCGCGATACCAGCGGCGAGCACCCCCACCGTGGCCAGCTTCTCCGCGCGCAGCAACTGCGTCTCCAGCGCGCGCACGTTGCTCAGGTCCTCCACCACCAACAAGGTCTGGACCTCCGGGTGGCGCGCCTCCAGCGGCACCGCGTGGAGATTGAAACGGCCCTCCTCGCCGAAGAGCACCAGCGTCTCACCCAGGATGCCATGGGCGCGCGACTCGCTCGCGGCGGCCTCCACCAGGGCGCGAATCCGGGACACCACGGGTGCCGGTGCCTGGGGGAACGCCGTCTCCAACGGCGCGCCAATGGCGTCCGGAGGCATGCGCTCGCGGAGCACCTGGTTCACCGCGCTGATGCGCCCGTCCACGGTGAGCGCCAGCACCCCGGAAGGAATGTGGTCGAGAATCTTCTGCGTCTTGTCGTGCAGGTGCGCCAGTTGGTCCGCGTGCTGACGGCTCTCTCGCAAGGCGGCCGCGCGGCGCTGCGCCAGCACCACGTACACGGCGAACGTCACCAGGAAGAGCGCCACGAGCAGCGCCGCGGCCAGGAGCCGCCAGATGAGGGCCTGCTGATGCGATCGCAGCGTCGCGGTAGACACCAACGTGGCCGCGGCCCAATGGCTGCCACCTCGGACGCGGATGGGCGTGAACACGGCGATGGCCTCCGAGCGGCCCAGGCCCAATCGCTCGGCCTCCTCCGCGCGCAGCGGCAACGCGCCGCGCTCCCCCTCGCGCATGCGAGCCGCCAGCGTCGTGAAGCCCGGCACCCATGCGCCCTCCGTCTCCAGGCGCCGGAACCAGTCCGCCAGGGTGGCGTCGCTGGCGGAGGTCGGATGACCATAGGTGCCCAGGAGCAACAGCCGCGCGTCCGGGTCCGACGTCACGATGCGCAGCGGCGTGAAGAAGGATGTCGTGTCGACGAGCACCGCCACCGCGCCCTCGGGCCGGCCTTGCTCATCCACGGGCAGCGCCGTGGCCATGACCCGCAGCGAGTCCAAGCCGCCATCCTCCATGGGAGGTGACAGCGTGACGTCCCCCGGCGGCCGCAGCAGGGCCCGCCGGGCCGCCTCCGCCATCTGCGCCAACACGGGCGCTCGCGCTACTTGCTTGCCCATGCGCCGGTCCAACATGCGCAGCCATTCCTTGCCGTTGGCGTCGTAGGCGATGAGGACCTTGTACTGGCCCACCGCCTCCAACAGGGCCCGCATCTCCCGCCGGTGCTCCGCCAACGTGCCGGGCTGGGACATCAGCTCCCCGGCGAAGCGCAGGTCCTCCGCCACGTCCTCCAGCGTCTCCGCCACCCCGCGTGTGGCCTCATCCAACTGGGCCTGGCGCTCCACCGCGAACTGGTGCCACTGCGCCTCCCGGTTGCGCTCCAACAGGGTGAACACCCCCACCCCCACCGTCGTGAGGGCGACACAGAGCAACAGGATGGGGACGAGCGCGTACCGCATGGCCCGCGGAGTCTAACCGCCAGCCCCTCCCCAACCCCTTGAAATAGCAGGGAAATCAGGAGGCTCGCCGGCCCGGGGGCCGACTTTGGCGATTGACACTCCGCGTCGGGCGCTGCTACCTACCGGTCGGTAGGTCTCCAGAAGGGAGCAGACGTGACGAACACCGGAGGACGGAAGCCGGACGAGGGCGAGCGCTACCGAGCCATCCTTGAAACGGCGGCGCGGCTCATCTGTGACCGGGGGTACGAGGGCACGTCGATGCAGGAGATCGCCGCCGCGTGCCGGATGACGAAGGCGGGCCTCTACCACCACATCCAGAACAAGGAGCAGTTGCTCTTCGCCATCATGAACTACGGGATGGACCTGTTCGAGGAGCAGGTCCTCTCGCGGGTGCAGGACATCGCGAATCCGGTGGAGCGGCTTCGCGCGTGCATGCGCCACAACATCCTGCTGGTGACGCGGGGGTGGAGCAAGGAGGTCATCATCATCCTCCACGAGCACGCCACGCTCACCGGCGAGACGCGCGCCTTCATCGACGCCCGGAAGAAGAAGTACGTGGACTTCCTGGAGGAGGCCTTTTCGCAGGCCTCGCAGCAGGGCCTCATCCGCCCCGTGGACCCGACGGTGGGCGCCTTCTCGTTCCTGGGAATGGTGCTGTGGATCTACAAGTGGTTCAAGCCGGACGGGCGCCTCACGGATGAGCAGATCGCCGACGGCATGGTGGGCATGTTGTTCCCGCCCTTCGCCGCCGCTGGGGACACCGCTGGACAGGCAGGGCCCTCCCCGTTGCGCATGGTGCCGAGCGTGTCGGCCACCGGCACGGATTCGGAGGACGCATGAAGACGGCGCGCTGGTGCTCGCTGGAGGAGGCGGTGGCTTCCATTCCGGATGGCGCGTCGCTGGCCACCGGCGGTTTCATGCTGGGTCGCGCCCCCATGGCGCTGGTGATGGAGCTCATCGCGCAGGGCAAGCGCGACCTGGGCCTCATCTCCCTCCCCAACCCGCTGCCCGCGGAGTTCCTCGTGGCGGGCGGCTGTCTGGCCAGGCTGGAGATTGCCTTCGGCGCGCTGAGCCTCCAGGGCCGCGTGCGTCCCATGCCCTGCCTCAAGCGGGCCATGGAGCAAGGCACCCTCGCCTGGCGCGAACATGATGGCTACCGCGTCGTCCAGCGGCTGCGCGCCGCGTCCATGGGGCTGCCCTTCATCCCCGCGCCGGACGCGGACGTGTCCGGGCTGGCACGGACGGAGCCGCCTCCCACGGTGGAGGACCCCTTCACCGGCCTGCGCGTGGCGGTGGAGCCTGCCTTCTATCCGGACGTGGCGTTGCTCCACGCGCGCGCCGCGGACGAGCGCGGCAACCTCTACATGGAAGACCCGACCACGGACCTGCTGGTGGCGGGCGCGGCGAAGCGGGTGATTGCCACGGTGGAGGAGCGGGTGGCGAAGCTGCCTCGCGCCACCCTGCCCGGCTTCCAGGTGGACCGCATCGTCCTGGCTCCCGGCGGCGCCCTGCCCACCGGCTGCGCCGGACTCTACCCGCACGACGACGAAATGCTGGCCCGCTACCTGTCGCTGGCGGAGACGGGCCGTGAAGCGGAGTTCCTGGAAACGTTGCTGACGCGGAGGGCGGCATGAGCGCGACGCTGGACATCACCCCAGCGGAGACCGTGGTCTCCCTGCTGGCGCGGCAGATTGATGACGGCGGCGTGGTGGCCACGGGCGTGGCGTCACCGCTGGCCATCCTGGCCATCGCCGTGGCGCGCGCGACGCACGCGCCGGACCTGACGTACCTGGCCTGCGTGGGCTCGTTGGATCCGGAGATTCCCACGCTGCTGCCCTCCTCCGAGGACCTGGGCTACCTGGATGGCCGGTCCGCGGAAATCACCATTCCGGACCTGTTCGACCACGCGCGGCGCGGCCGGGTGGACACCGTCTTCTTCGGCGCGGCCGAGGTGGATGCCGAGGGCCGCACCAACATGACGGCCAGCGGCAGCCTGGACAAGCCGCGGACGAAGTTCCCCGGCGTGGCGGGCGCAGCGACGCTGCGGCAGTGGGTGCGCCGGCCGGTGCTGTTGGTGCCGCGCCAGTCGCGCCGCAACCTGGTGCCGGAGGTGCAGGTCGCCACCACGAGAGATCCGCGCCGGCCGGTGACGCTCATCTCCGACCTGGGCGTGTTCGAACTGGGCGCGTCCGGCGCGCGGCTGCTCGCGCGACACCCCTGGGCCTCGGAAGAGCACATCGCGGAGCGCAC
It encodes the following:
- a CDS encoding CoA-transferase subunit beta gives rise to the protein MSATLDITPAETVVSLLARQIDDGGVVATGVASPLAILAIAVARATHAPDLTYLACVGSLDPEIPTLLPSSEDLGYLDGRSAEITIPDLFDHARRGRVDTVFFGAAEVDAEGRTNMTASGSLDKPRTKFPGVAGAATLRQWVRRPVLLVPRQSRRNLVPEVQVATTRDPRRPVTLISDLGVFELGASGARLLARHPWASEEHIAERTGFAFQVSEALSVTSLPDARTVAAIRAIDPHGYRDALVGA
- a CDS encoding sigma-54-dependent transcriptional regulator gives rise to the protein MSVEGRILVVDDHVDMGLMLREPLTDAGYVVDLATGGEAAIRMARAQAYDAVLCDLRMEGVDGLDVLEAVRALDSDIPVLMMTAFGGVESAVEAMKRGAYHYFTKPFRLDEVLLFLERALKERRLQVENRALRRAAAERSGLGALVGRSAAMRNLYELIDRVAYAQAAVLLRGPSGTGKELVARALHFQGPRASGPFVAVNCTALPHDLLESELFGHLKGAFTGATHARRGLFVEADGGTLFLDEIGDMPLELQARLLRVLEDGEVRAVGADGSRTVDVRIVAATHQDLDARVREGRFRADLFYRLNVVTLLLPPLAERREDIPLLVEHFTARARARNPRSRMQSLSPEAVAALATLPWPGNVRELENLIERLAVMVASEVVGLEELRPHLPPEAPEVQPLVMAQHALWPLRRLEAEYIAWMVTRCGGNKTRAAEVLGIDVSTIHRRERERG
- a CDS encoding two-component system sensor histidine kinase NtrB is translated as MRYALVPILLLCVALTTVGVGVFTLLERNREAQWHQFAVERQAQLDEATRGVAETLEDVAEDLRFAGELMSQPGTLAEHRREMRALLEAVGQYKVLIAYDANGKEWLRMLDRRMGKQVARAPVLAQMAEAARRALLRPPGDVTLSPPMEDGGLDSLRVMATALPVDEQGRPEGAVAVLVDTTSFFTPLRIVTSDPDARLLLLGTYGHPTSASDATLADWFRRLETEGAWVPGFTTLAARMREGERGALPLRAEEAERLGLGRSEAIAVFTPIRVRGGSHWAAATLVSTATLRSHQQALIWRLLAAALLVALFLVTFAVYVVLAQRRAAALRESRQHADQLAHLHDKTQKILDHIPSGVLALTVDGRISAVNQVLRERMPPDAIGAPLETAFPQAPAPVVSRIRALVEAAASESRAHGILGETLVLFGEEGRFNLHAVPLEARHPEVQTLLVVEDLSNVRALETQLLRAEKLATVGVLAAGIAHEIGTPLGVVRGRAEYVLGKLGREHPQGPGIAVIIEQIDRVSRTLRQLLDFSRLQPTAVRPVPLISLLQDVQELLRMEVERRGVRFEVTVPETLPPLAADPDQLQQVLVNLALNACHACGEGGQVTLAAAVPEAEPWGLVALTLRDDGCGIPREHLNQVFDPFFTTKKRGQGTGLGLTMVAHVVRNHGGRLELESEEGRGTCVTVLWPIAKPSAEERHVG
- a CDS encoding CoA transferase subunit A — translated: MKTARWCSLEEAVASIPDGASLATGGFMLGRAPMALVMELIAQGKRDLGLISLPNPLPAEFLVAGGCLARLEIAFGALSLQGRVRPMPCLKRAMEQGTLAWREHDGYRVVQRLRAASMGLPFIPAPDADVSGLARTEPPPTVEDPFTGLRVAVEPAFYPDVALLHARAADERGNLYMEDPTTDLLVAGAAKRVIATVEERVAKLPRATLPGFQVDRIVLAPGGALPTGCAGLYPHDDEMLARYLSLAETGREAEFLETLLTRRAA
- a CDS encoding TetR/AcrR family transcriptional regulator, which translates into the protein MTNTGGRKPDEGERYRAILETAARLICDRGYEGTSMQEIAAACRMTKAGLYHHIQNKEQLLFAIMNYGMDLFEEQVLSRVQDIANPVERLRACMRHNILLVTRGWSKEVIIILHEHATLTGETRAFIDARKKKYVDFLEEAFSQASQQGLIRPVDPTVGAFSFLGMVLWIYKWFKPDGRLTDEQIADGMVGMLFPPFAAAGDTAGQAGPSPLRMVPSVSATGTDSEDA